A window of Pomacea canaliculata isolate SZHN2017 linkage group LG3, ASM307304v1, whole genome shotgun sequence contains these coding sequences:
- the LOC112560616 gene encoding putative Ras-related protein Rab-33, protein MSGDLASRHSYDETPHTSRSEMVESAEGGAVQIVEKQVQRRIFKIIVIGDSNVGKTCLTYRFCLGKFPDKTEATIGVDFREKAVHVDGEHLKLQLWDTAGQERFRKSMVQHYYRNVHAVVFVYDMTKMSSFENMPQWIEECDRHNLNKSIPRILVGNKCDAVDRVAVNTNLAQKFADSHNMPLFETSAKDDEKANHVDAIFMTVAHKLKNSKPMMPPHLADFVPGEVPRNVEYISLRGSPHHRGLQTAARGQCGEKSDCGC, encoded by the exons ATGAGTGGAGATTTAGCATCACGCCATTCATACGACGAAACACCACATACATCGAGGAGCGAAATGGTGGAGTCAGCTGAAGGAGGAGCTGTGCAAATTGTGGAGAAGCAAGTTCAGCGACGAATATTCAAGATTATCGTGATTGGAGATTCCAATGTGGGCAAAACATGTCTCACATACCGATTCTGTTTGGGGAAATTTCCAGACAAGACTGAAGCTACTATTGGTGTTGATTTTAGAGAAAAAGCTGTTCATGTTGATGGTGAACATCTAAAA TTGCAACTTTGGGACACAGCTGGGCAAGAAAGATTTCGCAAATCTATGGTACAACATTACTACCGTAATGTACATGCAGTTGTCTTTGTCTATGATATGACAAAGATGTCTTCTTTTGAGAATATGCCACAGTGGATTGAGGAATGTGATCGTCACAATCTGAACAAAAGTATCCCTCGTATTCTGGTGGGCAACAAATGTGATGCAGTAGACCGTGTGGCTGTTAACACAAATCTTGCTCAGAAGTTTGCAGACTCCCATAATATGCCATTGTTTGAAACATCTGCAAAGGATGATGAGAAAGCTAACCATGTGGACGCGATTTTCATGACCGTTGCACACAAGCTGAAAAACTCCAAACCTATGATGCCCCCACACTTGGCTGATTTTGTCCCAGGTGAGGTGCCCCGCAATGTGGAGTACATCAGCCTGCGAGGGAGCCCGCATCATAGAGGCTTGCAGACTGCTGCTCGTGGTCAGTGTGGAGAGAAGTCAGACTGTGGATGCTGA